Proteins found in one Asterias rubens chromosome 12, eAstRub1.3, whole genome shotgun sequence genomic segment:
- the LOC117297848 gene encoding uncharacterized protein LOC117297848 has protein sequence MSCRFLYLLCVLLSPLLSLRSVHAFGNRERGSRGVVGRGQPADWTDNIAVTEPVVESKHQGTVGHSIEDRSPPVQDSGVSEDETITEQVEILAGERPPGHGGETSPDFNPSSTTGLLRSVRRTSETLLAKNQSENHEITEEALHLDTVESIISASNKEGKADYSVKRGERAKLASKTTEGETQSRKLPVQRRDKRSILTIPGTLWCGPGSEAEQYENLGEDKAADYCCREHDHCPNMIERWASKYGIFNHRLYSISDCECDKRLYKCLQDAGTPKAKVVSKWFFNLLGLSCFELSQSTGCVEYGWFGSCRRYGLVRSAKITTAKPIKIQDTAKNVTTTEMTLTDAATSSDATSVDVSSLGSEYIGAVSSVD, from the exons ATGTCTTGTAGATTTTTGTATCTACTTTGTGTGCTTCTGTCACCTTTGCTTTCATTGCGAAGTGTGCACGCGTTTGGAAATCGAGAGCGCGGTTCGAGAGGGGTAGTTGGGCGTGGACAACCGGCCGATTGGACCGACAACATCGCCGTCACCGAGCCCGTGGTGGAGTCGAAGCACCAAGGTACCGTCGGGCACAGTATTGAAGATCGGAGCCCTCCAGTTCAAGATTCCGGGGTCTCAGAAGATGAGACCATAACCGAGCAAGTAGAGATCCTTGCGGGGGAACGACCACCAGGACACGGTGGTGAAACCTCACCCGACTTCAATCCATCTTCAACCACGGGCCTTTTGCGTTCCGTTCGAAGAACTTCGGAGACGCTTTTAGCGAAGAATCAGTCTGAGAATCATGAGATCACAGAGGAGGCATTGCATCTTGATACTGTTGAGTCCATCATCAGTGCTAGCAACAAGGAAGGGAAAGCTGACTACAGTGTCAAGCGAGGGGAGAGGGCAAAGCTGGCGAGCAAGACCACAGAGGGTGAGACGCAGAGCAGAAAGTTACCCGTCCAACGGCGCGACAAACGGTCGATCTTGACCATACCAGGGACGCTGTGGTGCGGACCGGGCAGTGAGGCCGAACAGTACGAGAATCTTGGGGAGGATAAGGCCGCGGATTATTGCTGCCGGGAGCATGACCACTGCCCCAACATGATCGAGAGGTGGGCTTCCAAATACGGCATCTTCAACCATCGGCTGTACTCTATCAGTGACTGTGAGTGCGATAAAAG ATTATACAAATGTCTCCAAGATGCTGGGACCCCAAAGGCCAAGGTCGTCTCCAAATGGTTCTTCAATCTTCTAGGTCTCTCGTGCTTTGAACTCAGTCAATCCACCGGCTGTGTGGAGTACGGCTGGTTCGGTAGCTGTCGCCGCTACGGATTGGTCCGTTCGGCAAAGATCACCACTGCTAAGCCAATCAAAATCCAGGACACAGCAAAGAACGTCACAACCACTGAAATGACTTTGACGGATGCAGCAACTTCGTCTGATGCAACTTCGGTTGATGTTTCTAGTTTAGGTTCGGAATATATTGGTGCAGTTAGTAGCGTTGATTAA